A segment of the Limnothrix sp. FACHB-406 genome:
TCCCCGATCGCCCCGCCAGCTTCCCCGGCCGTAAACTAAGCGCAACTGATTTCAACGCTTTGCACCAACGCTTTGCACAAATTTTGGTGACCGCTGCGATAGAAAGATGATTGCCGGCCTCAACATCGATGTCTATCAGGTCTTCGTCTGTGGTGCGATTCACCTTTCAGCCTCCACCGCCAGGATCCCCCGATCCCGATCGCGATCGCCAATTAAATCAAACCCTCCAGGCCTTGGTGCTGCGGGCCCAAAGTCTACCGCCCCAAAGTCTAGAGTTCAAAAAAGCGATCCAACAGGTGGTGAAACTTGTTTGTGAATCGAACCGGCTTCGGCGTTCTCTAAGCACCCAGAAGGTTTATCGAGATCACCCCCGTTATGGGGAGTTTTATCACGAGGCATTCTGTCGCTTGCTCGATTGGCTACCCACAGTCATTCAAAAGAAACAGTACGATCCCGATCGGGGTGAAGTCATGACCTGGCTTAACAACAAACTTCAGTATTTGTTCAAGGATGCTGTTCGAGATTTAACCGGCGTGCGCACACCCTTTGCAGTCGGTGTAGATCTGGAAAACCTGGATGAGCAGGGTGAGCTACCCGCCGATATGAACCCTTGGTCAGCACTCATGGCCCAAGAAGAGCTGGATCCATCGGAAGTTTGGCGACTTTACAAAGCCCAAGATCCCGATGGGTTGCTCCAAAAAGTGGTTCTCGGATCAATCCGCCTTGAACAACTGATTGATGCTAAAAACCAAGGAAAGAGTATGCGGAAATTGGCAATTGAGCTATCCGTCAATGCCAATACACTCAGCTCCATCTATACTCGCCATAAAGACCAGTTCTTTGAGTCGGTTCGGCGCTTTAGGCAGTCGCTCCAACCGCCCGATGAATAGCCTAATTTACACAGAGATTTCCTTGAATTCAGTTTTTCAAGAAAAATCTCCTCGTGAATTGGTTCATTAAATCTAGACATTCATTTCCTAATACACCCACTCTCTTCATTTTTATCATTCTTGTCACTCTTTCAGTGTCAAACCCATTCTTTAGCAAAACCCCTCTAAGAGGAGACAGTATTCTCGATTCAGGTGGCCTTAGATTTTTAGTTGCCTCTTTCAATTGCTTCTTCTAATTGGTGATTGACCAAATATTGATCAACTCAAATTGGGGACTGCCATCCCTGTTCTTTGTTTTTTCAAAGTTGGTATTGTCAATCAGAATTAGCCATTAAAGATCACTTGAAATCAACCCGAAACAAACTTGAATTTCAATCAAAATTGAGTTGGTTAATCCTCCAATGACGGACAAATAGATCATGACCCTTGACCCCACTTCACCCAATTCTCAAACCACAGAAGTCAACCAGTTTCACGAAACAATTACAATTCCCTTGCGCGCCAAACACCGAGCCACCGCTGAACAATTTGCCAAGACCGCAATGCATCCAGACCAGCGTGATGTGATCTATCACAACACGTTGGCGATCCTAGCCCTCAGCGATTGGTTGCACTGGCTGCAAATTCCCCATTCCCATCAGAATTGCGAGAGCTGGGATCCTGTAATTAGAGGATTTGATGATGTGGCAGATTTGGCGATCGAGGAAGTCGGTCGAGTAGAATGCCGGCCGGTTTTTCCGGGGGCTGATTCCTTGGAGATTGCACCGGAATCCCAAGCCGATCGAGTAGGCTACTTTGCCATTGGCTTGGATTTGCAGACAGGCGATCACCCCGAAGCCACTTTGATTGGTTTTATACCCACATCGGCTTTGTTCGATCGAGAACAGATTTGGCTATCAGAACTCCAATCTTTAGATGATTTCCTGGAGTGGTGGGATGCAAAGGTTGCAGAAACTCGCGCTGTAAATTCTGAAACTAGTCAACAGCGTGTTTCAACTAGCAATCCAGTAGTCAGCTCAGAAATTGATTCCAAGATCAATCCAGAGATTAACCCAGCAATTAATCCTAGAACGAACCCAGAGCCGGATCCAGAAATCTATCCAGAGGTCCAACCAACGGGAGCCAAACCGGCCGTTTCCATGATGCCTTGGCTCGAAAATCAATTCGAGCATGGTTGGCAGAGCCTAAGCAGTTTATTACAAGAGATCCTAGAGCCAGATTCTTTTAGAGTTGGTTACCGAAAACAACCAAAAATCACAGGGGCGAAACTCCTGGTGATCAAGAATTTGGAAAAGCCAATTCTTCTGAGTGTGGACATTGGCCACCATGAACTCACCGAGGAAGAAGCAAGCAGTCCCGAGAACTTGCCTGAGAGTCTCCGGCTGTGGGACATCACCATTCAGCTGCGAAATCTGGACGTGGAAATGCTTTTACCCAACGAATTGCAACTCACGCTTTTGGATCATTTGGGACAAGCTCTGGAGCAGACCACCCCAGAGATCCACGCAGGTCTAAGAATTGATCTCATTGCAAACCCTGGGGAAACCTTCATGGCGCAAGTGGTGCTGGGGGATTTTAAAGTTATTGAAACTTTAACTGCACCGTCGTTGTAATTCGTGCCCGCTCGCTAGGGTTCGATAAAATGTGTCTGGTTTCGTCAGGGCTTCCATGGCACACATTTGGGGTTTACAAGCGCTAAACTGCCGCACCATCTCCCTGGTTGGAGTGGGGGTTATGGTAACCCATGGGTTGATGGCAGGTTTTTTGGCCACCGCTGCGGTTGCTGAGTCGATCGCCCCGGATGGTCAACTTTCAACCACGGTGCAGCAACGGGAACCCAACCAATGGACGATCGAGGGGGGCGATCGGGCCGGGAGCAACCTGTTTCATAGCTTTCAGCAGTTTTCGATTCCCACGGGCGGGCTGGCTCACTTCAACAACGCCGCCGACGTGGCTAATATTTTTGCCCGAGTGACTGGCGGCCAGCGATCGCTTCTGGATGGGACGCTGAGGGCCAATGGGGCAGCTAATCTTTTCCTACTCAATCCAGCGGGCATTTTGTTGGGGCCCAATGCCCGCCTAGATCTGGGCGGATCGTTTTTTGCCAGCACAGCCGATCGCCTGGTGTTTGCCGATGGGCTGAGTTTTGGGGTCAACGATCCGGCGGGTCGTCCGTTGCTGTCGATGAGCGTGCCGGTGGGGTTGCAATATGGGTCTGCGCCGGGAGTAATTCGGGTGGAGGCGCGATCAACTAACCCAGTTCCTACGGGGTTAGAAGTTAAACCGGGTCAGGCGATCGGCCTGTTTGGTGGGGCGATCGAGCTGGATGGTGGTGTGTTGATTGCGCCGCGTGGTCGCCTGCAACTAATCGCCAGCCCTCCCAATGCAACCCTAGCGTTGAATACACCAATTGCTACTATTCAAGCCACAAATTCCGGCTCGATCGGCAATGGTCAAGCTGTTACTTCACCATCGAGCATTCTATTAACAAATAAAGCCCTTTTGGACGTTCGAGATCCTGTTCAGGGTGGCACAGTGGAACTTGACGGCCACAACATTTTGCTAAATTCTAGTTCTCAAGTTTTTGCGGGAGTTCGTGCGCCCGCATCAGTTGATAGTGTAGAACATAGCTCAATAACTGCTGATCAAGTACCTCTTAATAACTTGCCAATCAGTGGAGATATCCGCGCTCGCGCAACAGACACAATTACCCTTGATGGAGGACTCACCTTCTTTTCAAATGCTGTTGATCCAGATGCGATGGGAAATGCGGGCAATACAACCATTCAGGCTCGATTAGTCCAGCTCTTGAATGGCGGTCGTGTTTATACTGGCACTGAAGGAGTTGGCAATGCCGGGAACTTAAGAATAATCGGTGATCGATTAACGGTTTCAGGTGTTAGTGAAAACCCCTTTCTTTATAGTGGTATTTTGAATTTAGCTGAAGTCTCTGGCACGGGCAACGGTGGCTTAATTGATATTCAAGTTGACTCAATTCACTTGGCAGATGGTGGCTCAATTCGAGCTAATACTGCCGGTCAAGGCAATGCAGGACGCATTACGATTCGTGCTACGGGGGATGTCGTAATCGAGCGAGTTGATGCCCGTGCTGGAGACGTTGATCGTGAGTCCAGTGGTATCTACAGTCGAAGCGCAGAAAACTCTACAGGAAATGGCGGCACGATCGATCTCCAAGCTCGCTCATTAACACTCCGTGATGGGGGGTTTATGACTGCTACCACTCGTGGAACTGGTAATGCTGGAAATTTGTTAATTCATGTTAGTGATGGAATTACCATTTCCGGTGTGAGTCAATTGGACGAAGTAATTGTATTCTCCAAGAATGAAAAATTAATTTTCCAACAATCTAGTGGACTCTACAGCTCTGCTTCAAGAACTAGTAAAGGAGAAGGAGGAAACATCCAAATTAACGCAGGGTCTCTATTGGTCAATCATGGTGGATTGATCATTACGAGAACAGATGGAGGCGGCAACGCTGGAAGTATTCGCATTCAAGTAGCCAGAGACGTGACAATTGATGGAGTTGGCCCCGATTTATCTTCTAGTGCGATTATTAGTTCTTCAGAAGGAAACAGCCTTGGACATGGTGGATCAATCCAAGTTGAAGCGCAATCATTGACTGTTTCCAATGGAGCAGTGATTAATACCCAAACGTTAACTAATCAGGATGCTGGCAGTATTAATCTTGTAGCCGATCGATTATCATTTTTGAATGGTGGACAAGCAATTGCCACAACCACAAAAGCAGGCCACGCCGGTGACATTACAATCAGCGCTGACCAAGTTTTAGTGGAAGGATTCGATCCCCGATTTTCTGTTCGACAAGAACTATTTAGTGAAAATGTTGTGGGGCGAAATCTTGGCTCTTTCAGTGGCATTTTTGTAGGAGCTGATGTTGAATCAACTGGAGAAGGTGGGAGCCTAAATATACAAGCCCGAGAAATTAATTTACAGTCGGGAACAACTTTGGCAGTGGGGTCAGCAGGAACAGGAGCAGCGGGGCGCATGGGCCTCGCGGTTGACCGGTTGCAAATGACTGGAGCACATCTCTCGGCGGAAACGC
Coding sequences within it:
- a CDS encoding DUF1822 family protein, producing MTLDPTSPNSQTTEVNQFHETITIPLRAKHRATAEQFAKTAMHPDQRDVIYHNTLAILALSDWLHWLQIPHSHQNCESWDPVIRGFDDVADLAIEEVGRVECRPVFPGADSLEIAPESQADRVGYFAIGLDLQTGDHPEATLIGFIPTSALFDREQIWLSELQSLDDFLEWWDAKVAETRAVNSETSQQRVSTSNPVVSSEIDSKINPEINPAINPRTNPEPDPEIYPEVQPTGAKPAVSMMPWLENQFEHGWQSLSSLLQEILEPDSFRVGYRKQPKITGAKLLVIKNLEKPILLSVDIGHHELTEEEASSPENLPESLRLWDITIQLRNLDVEMLLPNELQLTLLDHLGQALEQTTPEIHAGLRIDLIANPGETFMAQVVLGDFKVIETLTAPSL
- a CDS encoding filamentous hemagglutinin N-terminal domain-containing protein, translated to MVTHGLMAGFLATAAVAESIAPDGQLSTTVQQREPNQWTIEGGDRAGSNLFHSFQQFSIPTGGLAHFNNAADVANIFARVTGGQRSLLDGTLRANGAANLFLLNPAGILLGPNARLDLGGSFFASTADRLVFADGLSFGVNDPAGRPLLSMSVPVGLQYGSAPGVIRVEARSTNPVPTGLEVKPGQAIGLFGGAIELDGGVLIAPRGRLQLIASPPNATLALNTPIATIQATNSGSIGNGQAVTSPSSILLTNKALLDVRDPVQGGTVELDGHNILLNSSSQVFAGVRAPASVDSVEHSSITADQVPLNNLPISGDIRARATDTITLDGGLTFFSNAVDPDAMGNAGNTTIQARLVQLLNGGRVYTGTEGVGNAGNLRIIGDRLTVSGVSENPFLYSGILNLAEVSGTGNGGLIDIQVDSIHLADGGSIRANTAGQGNAGRITIRATGDVVIERVDARAGDVDRESSGIYSRSAENSTGNGGTIDLQARSLTLRDGGFMTATTRGTGNAGNLLIHVSDGITISGVSQLDEVIVFSKNEKLIFQQSSGLYSSASRTSKGEGGNIQINAGSLLVNHGGLIITRTDGGGNAGSIRIQVARDVTIDGVGPDLSSSAIISSSEGNSLGHGGSIQVEAQSLTVSNGAVINTQTLTNQDAGSINLVADRLSFLNGGQAIATTTKAGHAGDITISADQVLVEGFDPRFSVRQELFSENVVGRNLGSFSGIFVGADVESTGEGGSLNIQAREINLQSGTTLAVGSAGTGAAGRMGLAVDRLQMTGAHLSAETRSGAFGGIQIDSQGIELRERSLISTNAQESATGGNIVIDTDTLVALENSDISANSVNSFGGRVNLRAQGVFGTAFREALTDRSDITASSARGPEFSGTVQLEVLNPDPARGAIALPTAVGVPPKPTSPCGPRSDPRAIEFFALGRAGQAPTPIEAATLEAMPFTADLRPIAPSPAMAVSLPPITTAPVEATGWQTTDDGRLVLVATGAVPVVVGQPIEGHGCWPKGANE